The Kitasatospora sp. NBC_01287 genome contains a region encoding:
- a CDS encoding PIG-L family deacetylase: MPVPANPPAPAPAPSVLAVFAHPDDESLSAGGVLARHAAAGARTAVVTATWAPETPRAAELAEALRILGAGQPRMLGHGDARAAWSAPGKARFCDVPIEQTVSQLVWHIREFRPQIVVTHDAYGGLSGHPDHVHTHRVTLLAVHAAGLDLLHPEAGEPWQPGALYLATHPHTAAREVGAHLLRPGALLRSVPDERVTATVDVGPWVEQKVAAILAHRTEVARGAAPGRVAALSAAVRARVLGTEWYIRHEPVPRTAPRTELTA, from the coding sequence GTGCCCGTGCCCGCCAACCCGCCCGCGCCCGCGCCCGCGCCGAGTGTGCTCGCCGTCTTCGCCCACCCGGACGACGAGTCGCTGTCGGCGGGCGGCGTGCTCGCCCGGCACGCGGCCGCGGGCGCGCGCACCGCCGTGGTCACGGCGACCTGGGCGCCGGAGACCCCGCGCGCCGCGGAACTGGCCGAGGCCCTGCGGATCCTCGGCGCCGGGCAGCCCCGGATGCTCGGCCACGGCGACGCCCGCGCGGCGTGGTCGGCGCCCGGCAAGGCGCGGTTCTGCGACGTGCCGATCGAACAGACGGTGAGTCAGTTGGTCTGGCACATAAGGGAGTTCCGCCCGCAGATCGTCGTCACCCACGACGCCTACGGCGGACTGAGCGGCCATCCGGACCACGTGCACACCCACCGGGTCACGCTGCTCGCCGTCCACGCGGCCGGACTCGACCTGCTCCACCCGGAGGCGGGCGAGCCCTGGCAGCCGGGCGCCCTCTACCTGGCCACCCACCCGCACACGGCCGCACGGGAGGTGGGCGCGCACCTGCTCCGCCCGGGCGCCCTCCTGCGCAGCGTCCCGGACGAGCGGGTCACCGCGACCGTCGACGTCGGCCCCTGGGTGGAGCAGAAGGTCGCCGCCATCCTGGCGCACCGCACCGAGGTGGCCCGGGGCGCCGCGCCAGGCCGGGTGGCGGCCCTGTCGGCCGCCGTCCGGGCCCGGGTCCTCGGCACCGAGTGGTACATCCGCCACGAGCCCGTCCCCCGCACGGCACCCCGAACCGAACTGACGGCCTGA
- a CDS encoding helix-turn-helix domain-containing protein — MRPRTAAQRRAEARDAHQARFADCPTNRLLERVGEKWVAVVLKELAEGPCHYGELARAVAGATQKMLTQTLRRLERDGLLTRTVGPSVPARVRYALTPLGQSLLPVLAAVTCWAEQHIAEVDRARAAYDGA, encoded by the coding sequence GTGCGACCGCGCACGGCGGCGCAACGGCGGGCCGAGGCCCGCGACGCGCACCAGGCCCGCTTCGCCGACTGTCCGACCAACCGGCTGCTGGAGCGCGTCGGCGAGAAGTGGGTCGCGGTCGTCCTCAAGGAACTGGCCGAGGGGCCTTGCCACTACGGCGAGTTGGCCCGCGCGGTCGCGGGGGCGACACAGAAGATGCTCACCCAGACGCTGCGCCGCCTGGAGCGCGACGGTCTGCTCACACGCACCGTCGGCCCGAGCGTGCCCGCCCGCGTGCGGTACGCGCTCACGCCGCTGGGGCAGAGTCTGCTGCCCGTCCTGGCCGCCGTGACGTGCTGGGCCGAGCAGCACATCGCGGAGGTCGACCGGGCCCGCGCGGCGTACGACGGGGCGTAG
- a CDS encoding NADPH-dependent F420 reductase — MTTIAILGSGTVARTLAGRLHEAGRLVVVGSRDPRRTAPAWAGSGIRVTGLREAAGSAEVVVNATPGPASLELLGGLAAELAGKVLVDLANATESDAAGFASALRHPDSSLAEELQRALPAARVVKTLNTLHESVMADPARLATPPTAFVSGDEAGAKRVVTELLGALGWPPEWIIDLGDLRTARVPEAFVLLVGPLVRALGPVPFGLAVAR; from the coding sequence ATGACGACGATCGCCATCCTCGGTTCCGGCACCGTGGCCCGAACCCTCGCCGGCCGCCTTCACGAGGCCGGGCGCCTCGTCGTCGTGGGCTCCCGCGACCCGCGGCGGACCGCGCCCGCCTGGGCCGGCTCCGGCATCCGCGTCACCGGCCTGCGGGAGGCGGCCGGTTCGGCCGAGGTGGTCGTCAACGCCACCCCGGGCCCGGCATCGCTGGAGCTCCTCGGCGGCCTCGCGGCGGAGCTGGCGGGCAAGGTCCTGGTGGACCTCGCCAACGCCACCGAGTCCGATGCCGCGGGCTTCGCCTCGGCGCTGCGCCACCCGGACAGCAGCCTCGCCGAGGAGCTCCAGCGCGCGCTGCCGGCGGCCCGCGTGGTGAAGACGCTCAACACCCTGCACGAGTCGGTCATGGCCGACCCGGCCCGCCTGGCCACCCCGCCAACCGCCTTCGTCTCCGGTGACGAGGCCGGCGCCAAGCGGGTCGTCACCGAACTGCTGGGCGCGTTGGGCTGGCCGCCGGAGTGGATCATCGACCTGGGGGACCTGCGGACCGCCCGAGTGCCGGAGGCGTTCGTCCTGCTGGTCGGCCCGCTGGTCCGCGCACTGGGACCGGTCCCCTTCGGCCTGGCCGTCGCCCGCTGA
- a CDS encoding IS481 family transposase: MPHRNAPLTETGRLRLARCVVEDGWPLRRAAERFQVSPTTAKRWADRYRALGEAGMDDRSSRPHHSPRRTPTRTERRIIKVRVLRRWGPARIAYLLGLNPATVHRVLTRYRLARLTHLDRATGRAIRRYEHDAPGDLVHVDIKKLGNIPDGGGHQVLGRQAGRKTRSGTGYSYLHNAVDDHSRLAYSEILTDERKETAAAFWTRAQDFFAQAGITVQRVLTDNGSCYKSHPWRDVLAAAGITHKRTRPYRPQTNGKVERFNRTLLDEWAYARPYRTEQERRDAYPAWLHTYNHHRGHTALKGQSPASRVPNLTGQNT, encoded by the coding sequence ATGCCACACCGTAACGCACCCCTGACTGAGACCGGACGCCTGCGCCTGGCCCGATGCGTGGTCGAGGACGGCTGGCCGCTGCGCCGGGCCGCCGAACGCTTCCAGGTCTCGCCCACCACGGCCAAGCGCTGGGCGGACCGCTACCGGGCCCTGGGCGAGGCCGGCATGGACGACCGGTCCAGCCGCCCGCACCACAGCCCGCGCCGCACCCCGACCCGCACCGAGCGCCGGATCATCAAGGTCCGCGTCCTGCGCCGCTGGGGACCGGCCCGCATCGCCTACCTGCTGGGGCTCAACCCCGCCACCGTCCACCGGGTCCTGACCCGCTACCGCCTCGCCCGCCTCACCCACCTCGACCGCGCCACCGGCCGCGCCATCCGCCGCTACGAACACGACGCACCAGGCGATTTGGTCCACGTCGACATCAAAAAGCTCGGCAACATCCCCGACGGCGGCGGCCACCAGGTGCTCGGCCGCCAGGCCGGCCGCAAGACCCGCTCCGGCACCGGCTACAGCTACCTCCACAACGCCGTCGACGACCACTCCCGCCTCGCCTACAGCGAGATCCTGACCGACGAGCGCAAGGAGACCGCCGCCGCGTTCTGGACCCGAGCCCAGGACTTCTTCGCCCAGGCCGGGATCACCGTCCAGCGCGTGCTGACCGACAACGGCTCCTGCTACAAGTCCCACCCCTGGCGGGACGTCCTGGCCGCCGCCGGGATCACCCACAAACGAACCCGGCCCTACCGGCCACAGACCAACGGCAAGGTCGAACGCTTCAACCGCACCCTGCTCGACGAATGGGCCTACGCCAGGCCCTACCGCACCGAGCAGGAACGACGCGACGCCTACCCCGCCTGGCTCCACACCTACAATCACCACCGCGGACACACCGCGCTCAAGGGCCAATCACCCGCCAGCCGCGTCCCCAACCTCACGGGTCAGAACACCTAG
- a CDS encoding maleylpyruvate isomerase family mycothiol-dependent enzyme, which yields MTKTLDFPELLRLIDERSAAFRAAIASAPSLDVQVPTCPEWTLLDLVHHLGGGRRAWAATVAAGPDASGKLAGEGLAAPQEREALLAWLAESTQQMLDALREAGPERGCWTWWGSSQSPRTCGAVARHQLQEIAMHTYDAQLTVGAPEPLPEEVALDGVEDFLFTCCTTTVAWPHKPAVVDYHVTEGGSWRQSLSADGSRAFRLPESGPAAGEDSESVDVSVRGTASDLVLAFYGRIPLDSLKLEGDRHLFDLLEEWDMQ from the coding sequence GTGACCAAGACCTTGGACTTCCCTGAGCTGCTGCGCCTGATCGACGAGCGGTCGGCCGCCTTCCGGGCCGCGATCGCCTCCGCGCCCAGCCTCGATGTGCAGGTGCCGACCTGCCCCGAGTGGACGCTGCTCGACCTGGTGCACCACCTGGGCGGGGGGCGTCGCGCCTGGGCCGCCACGGTCGCGGCTGGGCCGGACGCCTCGGGCAAGTTGGCGGGAGAGGGCCTGGCCGCACCGCAGGAGCGCGAGGCCCTGCTCGCCTGGCTGGCCGAGTCGACGCAGCAGATGCTGGACGCGTTGCGGGAGGCCGGCCCGGAGCGCGGTTGCTGGACGTGGTGGGGCTCGTCGCAGTCGCCGCGGACCTGCGGCGCCGTCGCCCGGCACCAGCTCCAGGAGATCGCGATGCACACCTATGACGCCCAGCTCACCGTGGGCGCCCCGGAGCCGCTGCCGGAGGAGGTGGCGCTTGATGGCGTCGAGGACTTCCTGTTCACCTGCTGCACCACGACGGTCGCTTGGCCGCACAAGCCCGCCGTCGTCGACTATCACGTCACCGAGGGCGGCTCCTGGCGCCAATCGCTCTCCGCCGATGGTTCGCGGGCCTTCCGTCTGCCCGAATCCGGCCCCGCCGCCGGCGAGGACTCGGAGTCGGTCGACGTCTCCGTCCGGGGTACGGCGAGCGACCTGGTCCTGGCCTTCTACGGTCGCATCCCGCTGGACTCCCTGAAGCTCGAAGGCGACCGGCACCTCTTCGACCTGCTGGAAGAGTGGGACATGCAGTAG
- a CDS encoding transporter substrate-binding domain-containing protein has translation MSSTSTSTSTSTGISASTTAGATTGSTTTATGTTAGTSTGGTDPRARTDRDRGLRRRRLLPLAAALVALGTGLTACASSATGTSAGPKADAPAGSTVIDVGAVSNGAATETRLTVTQVASIRAELPASLVSGGQLHIGLGLLPTGSAPLGYIGSDQKTLTGSEPDLGRLVAAVFGLKPVLSNATWDNLFVGIDSGKTDLGFSNITDTEQRKTKYDFASYRQDNLGFEVLKSDAWSFDGTFESLAGKTFAVGAGTNQEKILEQWQSQLQAEGKNLTIKYFPDNNATYLALDSGKIDAYFGPNPDVSYHVTQSAKSPNPTRSAGKFSGAGATLQGLICATTKKGDGLAKPTADAINYLIQQGDYGKWLTAWNLANEAVPTSAVNPPGLPLSNS, from the coding sequence ATGTCCAGCACCAGCACCAGCACCAGCACCAGCACCGGAATCAGCGCCAGCACGACCGCCGGCGCGACCACCGGTTCCACCACGACCGCCACCGGCACGACCGCCGGCACGAGCACCGGTGGTACCGATCCCAGAGCCCGCACCGACCGGGACCGCGGTCTCAGACGCCGCCGGCTGCTCCCCCTCGCCGCCGCGTTGGTCGCTCTCGGCACGGGCCTGACCGCCTGCGCCTCCAGCGCCACCGGCACGTCCGCCGGCCCCAAGGCCGACGCGCCGGCGGGCAGCACCGTGATCGATGTCGGGGCCGTGTCCAACGGAGCGGCGACCGAGACGCGACTGACGGTCACTCAGGTCGCCTCGATCCGGGCCGAACTGCCCGCCTCGCTGGTCAGCGGCGGGCAACTGCACATCGGCCTGGGCCTGCTGCCGACCGGCTCCGCGCCACTCGGCTACATCGGCTCGGACCAGAAGACCCTCACCGGCTCCGAGCCCGACCTCGGCCGCCTGGTCGCCGCCGTGTTCGGGCTCAAGCCGGTGCTCTCCAACGCGACCTGGGACAACCTGTTCGTGGGCATCGACAGCGGGAAGACGGATCTCGGCTTCTCCAACATCACCGACACCGAGCAGCGCAAGACCAAGTACGACTTCGCCTCCTACCGCCAGGACAACCTGGGCTTCGAGGTCCTGAAGAGCGACGCGTGGAGCTTCGACGGCACCTTCGAGAGTCTCGCCGGGAAGACCTTCGCGGTCGGCGCCGGCACCAACCAGGAGAAGATCCTGGAGCAGTGGCAGAGCCAGCTGCAGGCCGAGGGCAAGAACCTGACCATCAAGTACTTCCCGGACAACAACGCCACCTACCTCGCGCTGGACTCGGGCAAGATCGACGCCTACTTCGGTCCCAACCCCGATGTCTCCTACCACGTCACGCAGAGCGCGAAGTCGCCCAACCCGACCCGCAGCGCTGGTAAGTTCTCCGGTGCCGGAGCCACGCTGCAGGGGCTGATCTGCGCCACCACCAAGAAGGGCGACGGGCTGGCCAAGCCGACCGCCGACGCCATCAACTACCTGATCCAGCAGGGCGACTACGGCAAGTGGCTGACCGCCTGGAACCTCGCGAACGAGGCCGTCCCCACGTCGGCCGTCAACCCGCCGGGGCTGCCGCTGAGCAACTCCTAG
- a CDS encoding amino acid ABC transporter ATP-binding protein, producing the protein MRPAAVQVHGVHKWYGTHRALDAVDLTVEAGQVAVILGPSGSGKSTLLRTINHLEKPDAGHVSVSGELIGVRRQGTRLKELSERAILAQRGRIGFVFQHFNLFPHLSALDNVAAAPVATGRVGRAEARELALGLLTRVGLADKADAYPRQLSGGQQQRVAIARALALRPGVILFDEPTSALDPELVGEVLAVIRDLATSGTTLIVVTHEIGLAREVADLVVFLDAGQILEQGTAAEVLDNPRHPRTKEFLSKVI; encoded by the coding sequence GTGCGGCCGGCGGCGGTCCAGGTCCACGGCGTGCACAAGTGGTACGGCACGCACCGTGCGCTCGACGCCGTGGACCTGACCGTGGAGGCCGGGCAGGTCGCGGTGATCCTGGGACCGTCCGGGTCGGGCAAGTCGACGCTGCTGCGCACGATCAACCACCTGGAGAAGCCGGACGCGGGCCACGTCAGCGTCAGCGGTGAGCTGATCGGCGTGCGCCGGCAGGGCACCCGGCTCAAGGAGCTGAGCGAACGGGCGATCCTGGCCCAGCGTGGCCGGATCGGCTTCGTGTTCCAGCACTTCAACCTCTTCCCGCACCTGAGCGCGCTCGACAACGTCGCCGCCGCACCGGTGGCGACCGGTCGCGTCGGCCGGGCCGAGGCACGTGAGCTGGCCCTGGGCCTGCTGACCCGGGTCGGGCTCGCGGACAAGGCCGACGCCTATCCGCGCCAGCTCTCCGGCGGCCAGCAGCAGCGGGTGGCGATCGCCCGCGCGCTGGCGCTGCGGCCGGGTGTGATCCTCTTCGACGAGCCGACGTCCGCGCTGGACCCCGAACTCGTCGGCGAGGTACTGGCGGTGATCAGGGACCTCGCCACCAGCGGGACCACGCTCATCGTGGTGACCCACGAGATCGGCCTCGCCCGCGAGGTCGCCGACCTGGTCGTCTTCCTCGACGCCGGGCAGATCCTCGAACAGGGCACGGCGGCCGAGGTGTTGGACAACCCCCGGCACCCGCGCACGAAGGAGTTCCTCAGCAAGGTCATCTGA
- a CDS encoding amino acid ABC transporter permease: MNEPPPSLLTGARGPSGLGLAPGSAVASGSVPAPTSPGSAAEQSTTQRPTAERPLPAERVIPLRHPGRWLATAVVVVLVAQFAHGLVTNPFYQWDRFRYWFVRPVIMNGLVVTLEVTALSAVLGLVGGILLALGRLSKSPVLRAVSWTYVWLFRSVPLIVVLLILYNASALYRTLSLGVPFGPGFVHFDESALATDLVVATVGLSLNEAAYACEVVRAGILSVDQGQHEAAAALGLPRRYQFTRIILPQALRAIVPSYVNQLIGLIKGTSLVFYVSLLDLFGEVQSMGSTYPGDVVPLLMVATVWYVLLTSVVSVAQYYVERHYSRGALRTVPPTPLQRLRAGLRELRTRATESGAVRG, from the coding sequence ATGAACGAACCACCCCCCTCCCTCCTCACAGGCGCCCGAGGGCCGTCCGGCCTCGGGCTCGCCCCCGGGTCCGCGGTGGCCTCCGGGTCCGTGCCGGCGCCGACCTCGCCGGGGTCCGCTGCCGAACAGTCCACCACCCAACGGCCCACCGCCGAGCGGCCGCTGCCCGCGGAGCGGGTGATCCCGCTGCGCCATCCCGGCCGGTGGCTGGCGACCGCGGTGGTCGTCGTGCTGGTCGCGCAGTTCGCCCACGGCCTGGTGACCAACCCGTTCTACCAGTGGGACCGGTTCCGCTACTGGTTCGTCCGTCCGGTGATCATGAACGGGCTGGTCGTCACCCTGGAGGTCACGGCGCTGAGCGCGGTGCTCGGGCTCGTGGGCGGCATCCTGCTGGCACTGGGCCGCCTGTCGAAGAGCCCGGTGCTGCGGGCGGTCAGCTGGACGTACGTCTGGCTCTTCCGCTCGGTGCCGCTGATCGTGGTCCTGCTGATCCTCTACAACGCCAGCGCGCTGTACCGCACGCTGAGCCTGGGTGTGCCGTTCGGGCCGGGCTTCGTGCACTTCGACGAATCGGCCCTGGCCACCGACCTGGTGGTGGCGACCGTCGGCCTGAGCCTCAACGAGGCCGCCTACGCCTGCGAGGTGGTCAGGGCCGGGATCCTCTCGGTCGACCAGGGCCAGCACGAGGCGGCCGCGGCTCTCGGGCTGCCCAGGCGCTACCAGTTCACCCGGATCATCCTGCCCCAGGCGCTGCGGGCCATCGTCCCCTCCTACGTCAACCAGCTGATCGGGCTGATCAAGGGCACCTCGCTGGTCTTCTACGTCTCGCTGCTGGACCTCTTCGGCGAGGTCCAGAGCATGGGCAGCACCTACCCGGGGGACGTGGTGCCGCTGCTGATGGTGGCCACCGTCTGGTACGTGCTGCTGACCAGCGTCGTGTCGGTCGCGCAGTACTACGTGGAGCGCCACTACTCGCGCGGCGCGCTGCGCACCGTCCCACCGACGCCCCTGCAGCGGCTGCGGGCGGGCCTGCGCGAGCTGCGGACCCGCGCCACCGAGTCCGGGGCGGTGCGCGGATGA
- a CDS encoding putative leader peptide gives MTTRQDEVSGKRAAHGPGNWEVIDMHARHRSTTPRPHGSFQARVARRHVDLLRVSSALCRG, from the coding sequence GTGACGACCCGACAGGACGAGGTGTCCGGTAAGCGCGCGGCCCACGGGCCAGGCAACTGGGAGGTGATCGACATGCACGCACGGCACCGCAGCACGACGCCGCGCCCGCACGGGTCCTTCCAGGCCCGGGTCGCCCGGCGCCACGTCGATCTGCTCCGGGTGAGCAGCGCCCTCTGTCGCGGTTGA
- a CDS encoding GNAT family N-acetyltransferase encodes MPTPTSHLLTADADAAPGPGHPVPPAAPHPLDNPVRAALLGAHAHLAERRGEVLRYPVDVSPFAALPERPDEQTWRDVAALFGPGAVVPVTGILGSAPAGWEVVMDLAGVQLVDAGVAAAPDDEAIPLGPADVPEMLALVERAKPGPFLPRTIALGHYLGIRRGGVLVAMAGERLHPPGWTEISAVCTAEGHRGQGLATRLVHAVAAGIRARGETPFLHAAASNTDAIRLYESLGFELRRRVGFRSVRVPATGPEARP; translated from the coding sequence ATGCCCACGCCCACCTCCCACCTGCTCACCGCCGACGCCGACGCCGCACCAGGTCCGGGGCACCCCGTCCCGCCCGCCGCCCCGCACCCGCTGGACAACCCCGTCCGCGCCGCCCTGCTGGGGGCGCACGCGCACCTGGCCGAGCGGCGCGGCGAGGTGCTCCGCTACCCGGTCGACGTCTCGCCGTTCGCCGCCCTGCCGGAACGGCCGGACGAGCAGACCTGGCGCGACGTGGCCGCGCTCTTCGGGCCCGGCGCCGTGGTGCCGGTGACGGGGATCCTGGGCTCCGCTCCCGCGGGGTGGGAGGTCGTGATGGACCTCGCCGGGGTCCAACTGGTGGACGCGGGCGTCGCCGCCGCGCCCGACGACGAGGCCATCCCGCTGGGTCCGGCCGATGTGCCGGAGATGCTCGCGCTGGTGGAGCGGGCCAAGCCCGGCCCGTTCCTGCCGCGCACCATCGCGCTCGGCCACTACCTCGGGATCCGGCGCGGCGGTGTGCTGGTGGCGATGGCCGGTGAGCGACTGCACCCGCCGGGCTGGACCGAGATCAGCGCCGTCTGCACGGCCGAGGGCCACCGCGGGCAGGGGCTGGCCACCCGGCTGGTGCACGCGGTCGCGGCCGGCATCCGGGCCCGGGGCGAGACGCCGTTCCTGCACGCGGCCGCGAGCAACACCGACGCGATCCGGCTCTACGAGTCCCTCGGCTTCGAACTGCGCCGCCGGGTCGGCTTCCGCTCCGTCCGGGTCCCCGCCACCGGGCCCGAGGCGCGCCCCTGA